A region from the Aegilops tauschii subsp. strangulata cultivar AL8/78 chromosome 5, Aet v6.0, whole genome shotgun sequence genome encodes:
- the LOC109736378 gene encoding cyclin-D5-2: MPGMEEAEDYASCAFSLTCPEDGAELGDGVVDDGDLFFFYSGGAAAADDEDGDNEYVEQLVSKEASFCSSSDSGDADCSSAASEDWFLQARLAAVKWILETRGCFGFGHRTAYLAIAYFDRFFLRRRVDRAAMPWAARLLSVACVSVAAKMEEYCAPALSELDAGGGYEFCSASVRRMELLVLSTLGWRMAAVTPFDYLPCFSSRLDRHDGRGGGGHDPARVALKSIGFIFATAEAGSVLDYRPSTVAAAAILAASYGALLTKEALESKMDNLSPSCPIEKEHVHACYSMMVGDLRNRKSNGKRSLPCSDSNEVATSTYDSVLVDDVADTAAFMAAVSEMNKRIRLEPPGIH; this comes from the exons ATGCCGGGGATGGAGGAAGCGGAGGACTACGCGTCGTGCGCCTTCTCGCTCACTTGCCCCGAAGACGGCgccgagctcggggacggcgtcGTGGACGACGGCGACCTCTTCTTCTTCTACTccggcggcgccgccgccgccgacgatgAGGACGGCGACAATGAGTACGTGGAGCAGCTGGTCTCCAAGGAGGCCAGCTTCTGCTCCTCCTCCGACTCGGGCGACGCCGACTGCTCGTCGGCCGCCTCCGAGGACTGGTTCCTGCAGGCGCGCCTCGCCGCCGTCAAATGGATCCTTGAA ACGCGGGGCTGCTTCGGGTTCGGCCACCGCACGGCGTACCTGGCCATCGCCTACTTCGACCGCTTCTTCCTCCGGCGACGCGTCGAT AGGGCGGCGATGCCGTGGGCGGCTCGGCTCCTGTCCGTGGCCTGCGTCTCCGTGGCGGCCAAGATGGAGGAGTACTGCGCGCCGGCGCTGTCGGAGctcgacgccggcggcggctacGAGTTCTGCTCCGCCTCCGTCCGCCGGATGGAGCTGCTCGTGCTGTCCACGCTCGGCTGGCGCATGGCCGCCGTTACGCCCTTCGACTACCTCCCCTGCTTCTCCTCCCGGCTCGACCGGCACgacggccgcggcggcggcggtcatGACCCCGCCCGCGTCGCCCTCAAGTCCATCGGCTTCATCTTTGCCACAGCCGAAG CCGGCAGCGTGCTAGATTACAGGCCATCTACTGTGGCTGCAGCTGCAATCTTGGCTGCATCCTATGGAGCTCTACTGACCAAAGAAGCACTGGAGTCCAAGATGGACAATCTATCTCCATCATGCCCCATTGAGAAG GAGCATGTACATGCCTGCTACAGCATGATGGTTGGCGACTTGAGGAACAGAAAGAGCAATGGCAAGAGATCATTGCCATGTTCAGACTCCAATGAAGTTGCCACCAGTACATATGATTCTGTTCTTGTTGATGATGTTGCCGACACCGCCGCCTTCATGGCCGCGGTGTCGGAGATGAACAAGCGGATCAGACTGGAGCCGCCGGGAATCCATTGA